In Biomphalaria glabrata chromosome 16, xgBioGlab47.1, whole genome shotgun sequence, the sequence CTTCCACACGTTAAATCAACACAACCATGTGACCTGGCGGCATTAAAAAGTCTGAGTGCGCCACTTGTCAAACCTTGTTCACGCGCGGAACAGTCTAATACAGATTCTGTCTACCCTGGAAAATAGGATCGGCTTCTGTGTCTAGATAAATATTACCTCTAGTCATTGCTCGTTACAGTTGAAATCATGAACACTGTAACATTGTTACTGCTGTTATTTACGGTAAGAGCCTGGAAAATATGATCTGctgtattttgatttttttctaaaaagtattcttaaaacaaaaaaaaaagctgcgaTTGTATTTGTGCTTCCTGTCTGTCTGCCACGTTGAAATCTTAAAAAACTTAAAGTGATGATGAATAACCGATATCACCTTTAAATTCGTCGTGACCTAAATACGATCAAAGgctagtggtttttttttatattggatccttttgttttcaaaattaagtatgaatataataataatagtaataataatattcgttcgtttctaacataataataataataataataataataagcctgTATGGAAAtcatccaaaataacaatataccccattgttatatcaaccgaggggataataacaacggaactcacagacaccttcaaggcccttgacattcctaggaacatcctcgttgcctgtcagagggcggtactgctgcagacctgccacatcaccagaaaattcctcagtggaaactgataaagggactacgatgaattttgtttctctttagcgaaactcgaccctggcagcgccagagaatgaatactcgttcgtttctaacataataataataataatacgcaCAAGTCTATTCCGCATGCAACcaagtgctctcttctatgtcagttaaagctaGTTGGCACTTAAGCTGGTCTTGAAAGCGTTTCAGTGGGAATATAATATGCACCTACAAATAAACCATTtgggacacttttttttttataatttaggtTAATTTTgtcatctttttattttcaaacgaTCCTAGAGACGTAAGGCTAAAAaatctttgatattaaataatatttctattactattattatatcttttggttaatcacttttcaattgtttatgatttaatacttgtgaattatgataacttacaaataaaaacatataaaaaaaaagcccacaaaagaggcaagatggcccataaaagaggcacataaagcccgaaaaagaggcaaagaaaagaggcctaaggcccaaggattcctatgatgataaagctaaaattgaatagcgctaattctgaggtttcctttaaagaaaaaagcataatatattttaaatgtgatcATTATTAGTAACAaataatagactatattttagGTTAATGGCATTATACATCATTAACAAATATCAATGCTAGTCTAATACCACTAAGCTAGGCGATGCAAAAAAActtctctcccctcccccaccttccctatttagttttaaatgtaaAGTCTAGAAATGACCGAAACCTTTTTTAGACAATGTTTTACTCCTTAAAATAGAATTCTGTAGcagaaaataagagagagagggagagaaagacagagagagagagaaagagagagagacagagagagaatcaTAGaatacagaaagacagacatacatgtaggcctatacagatagatagatagatagatagatagatagatagatagatagatagatagatagatagatagatagatagataggtaggtaggtaggtaggtaggtaggtaggtaggtaggtagacagacagacagacagacagacagacagacagacagacagacagacagacagacagacagatagatagatagatagatagatagatagatagatagatagatagatagatagatagatagatagatagatagatagatagatagatagatgtgttTGATTCATTGGTACGTTTGTGGCTCGGTTGATTGAAAGTTAGAATAGATATAAGATAAATGAAGATATACTAAAGTTAGTCAGGTCCAAACTACAGCCCCCATTCTTTCCCTGACTCGATAGTATCTGTTCTCTCCATATCTCTGTGCAGAAATTCGCcttgtaaaataataaatttaaaaagataagaaaagagagggaggggAAGAGTATTGCCCCACGAGTGTGACCGCGTACAAGAAATGATTAAGCCCTCTGACCGTAAAAGGCCGAGTACCACTGACCGCTGTTgtattctgttgtgattgttaaaactaaatttcttGTGACAGTTGGGTGACCGTTTATTGCGTAATGAAATATCTATTATATATTAGCAAAAGGCCTAAACTGACTCACTCATTCATCACTCAGTTTCCCACGTAAgctgaacgaaaaaaaaaaaaaaaaaaagacctgttATTACTTACTTTGTGCCTAGAAAAATTAACCACCTTTCAAGATCGAAACGGCAGCGGttaattttcttcaaaacgAATTATTATAcgcagcaaaataataatatttaatagcaaaaacaaacaaaaaaaaatatttttttttctaaatagaaCCATAGAGCCTTCATGGTAGAACTGATGAGCCGTCATAGCTAattagtattaacttacacataaacatTATAATGCATATGCATAATGCACAATACATGATTATTTTAAGATGTATTTTAATCTTTTCTCCTTTTAGGTATTAGATAAGACTACAGCGCAGCCTTGCATCAAGTCGGTCGATATTGTTTTCGCTATAGATGTGTCGTACTCCATCCAGTATTCCAATTTTCAGGGCTATCTCCTGCCTTTCATACAAAACTTTGTTTCCGGATATGACGTAGGTCCAAATTTTCTTCAAGCCCGCGTCGGCGCCTTGACATTCAGCGACGAACCGCATCTGGCGTTTCTCCTTGACGCTCATTTGGGGAAACCCGAAGTCCTCCGCGCCATTGCGGACATCCCCTACCAAGGCGGGGAGACGTATACGTCTAAGGCCTTGAAGTTCGCCAGAGAGAACATGTTTGGGCCGCAGCATGGCGGGAGAGCTGACGCCGAACGGGTACTGATTGTTCTGACGGACGGCAGGTCCTACAACACTACAAGCACCGTCCAAGAGGCCAGTCTTTGTAAGCAGCAAGGGATCGCGGTGTTCGCTATAGGAGTTGGCAACGCGGACGAAGGAGAGCTAAAAGCTATGGCGAACTTTCCTGCTGAGAAGTACATGTACTACGTTAATGGCTTCCAGGCTCTAGCAAGCCTTCAAAGTACGCTTCTTGATTCTACTTGTGGAACCTCTAAACAGGTGAGAGCTAATTtgtttaaaagcatttaataaatcaataaatcaatcaatACTTTTTGTTAAACCTCTATTCTCCTATTGAAGAAGACGATAATTGCTATCATTTATTCTAATATCTAGGACTATAAGCaccatgtcttttttttcatgtataCGAAGATGAGTACACTTTTAAATCATATATAAATGATGATTATGAGCACAATCTAATTGTCTAAGAACTGGAAACGAGTGTAAAGCAGGGCAATAATGGGTAGGGCCTGATTCGGTCTGATTAGTTCTTatgtcttatatttttttttttttttttttttgcaaagcttactCTGTACAAGTTTGTACACCTTATATCTCTCACACCCAGACCAAGCTGGAATTGTatacacttatttcttttacctgacaacacaagacattaaaaaaaaaacaaaaaaacaattagttaattaacttttggtaattaattactttgttttggtATGTCTAACAAAGGAAAtaatttgtacttgactgaagtgatgtTATAAGCtgattagtcccctttataggtcgccgaaaaaaaaaatatatataatctcTAGTAGTAAGTACcttactagcagagtggttagcacgtcatTCACGAGTTCGAATTTATGtcgatccttttttttttttgctaatgcTTTTAAATACCAAGTAATAGTAATCACATTAAAATCTACCCAGATATTCCTTTCTTTATTCCCCCTCTCCCCaatttttccaactggtccagacaactGAGAGAATCCTAGCGTATtgataaagctaaaagcatgaaatagcgctaaacaaaaacaatggacctcgtaaacaaacaacattgagtcacgtgcttctctatctcttctaaacaaattacgatctaattctaatcaacaatggttatcacgtgacagttttttttcctgttgttttatcaatataatcacgtgacagttctttttttttggttaatgaGGCcgattgttaaaaatattattattcgcacagatctattataaatttaattacatgactgatcaaactaattgatactattAAACTTcgcgtaattatttttcttgttggtATATTGCTATTATGCCATTAGCTACTCTGTTAGCTACGAGGTCTTCAGATCCAACAATCGCAGCGCGACGtcaagatgatagatctattttCCCCAGTTGTTTTCTGTTGGTATCGATAAgttgttaaaaatattgtttgatgCAAAAGTAtgttacattttacttttacatATTCCTTattctgttggaccgttggggcaccaagcaagactcgtcgaccgtctttctccattcctccctgtcttttgccttagttagaacctctttcaatggcaggcacgtcgattcttttatgttgtcctacaatcgctttctctgtttgcctcttcttcttttccctggtacttttccctgaaggaaggtctttgcgagcaccGAAGATATTGTAaaatggccatagattttaagcttgcgtttttttactaCAGTTaacaggtcatcatggggtccgatcgctgcagtaacacAGTCTCTAATCtattggtttgtgatgcggtctttgaacgtGATGGATCctcctgtagcatctcaatgccattgctaggatcctcctgtctagctctgcagtcagcgtccaagactcacaagcatataaaaatgtggccatgaccagtgagcgcatcagtctgattttggtcccgatggctaagcctttgtctttccatattattttaagttttgaaagggctgctgtggactgtgctattggGGCCAAAAGTTCGGGTTTctttccctcatctgagacaatagctccgaggtatttgaagctgctaacactagtcagcctttcacctccaatactgatgcccccttttaaagccctgttggctataagtcataatttgttgtttttttttctgcatttatttgcataccataGTGTGTTACTAATCACtgtctaaaacttttttttttctgaccacGTCTattcttgaattatatttttcaatgtgGCATTTTACAACTTAAGAATAAAGCcaacaaaaataatatgttCTCTTTTGTCACTAAGAGGGCAATGAAGTTTTATGAAGAGGCTAATTGTTCTTAATTATTGGCCTCAATGAAATGGTTCAATAGGAAACAACGTTCTGTTCAGAGGATCTCGcgacaaatattcacattt encodes:
- the LOC106065363 gene encoding collagen alpha-1(XIV) chain-like → MNTVTLLLLLFTVLDKTTAQPCIKSVDIVFAIDVSYSIQYSNFQGYLLPFIQNFVSGYDVGPNFLQARVGALTFSDEPHLAFLLDAHLGKPEVLRAIADIPYQGGETYTSKALKFARENMFGPQHGGRADAERVLIVLTDGRSYNTTSTVQEASLCKQQGIAVFAIGVGNADEGELKAMANFPAEKYMYYVNGFQALASLQSTLLDSTCGTSKQIYNDENKDSLQCDLPCSGRAADIVFVIDESYSIGGDTFNSVMLPFLQQVVHHLDVGPYQQQIRVGALAFGTFPRMLFRLNAFTDKSRLVSAISKIRYVGGDSNINTALAFAKDQMLGRLVKGVRGGATPVIVLLTDGKSENRQATVSQAEAARQCGIEIFAVGVGEADQDELSCLVSQPIEDHLFYANDFRDLNSISTTLSSKLSNC